TGCTGCCCAAACAGGCCGAATGGCTGGCGTTCGGGTGGCTGCTCGGGGGCGTGGCGCAACTCGTGGTGCAGCTCCCTGCCCTGAACCGTTTCGGGCTGCTGCCCACCCCGGCCCTGATGGGCCACCCGGCGGTGCGCCGCGTGCTGCGTCAGATGGCGCCGTTCACGCTGACCGCCGGGGCGCGGCAGTTCCTGAACGTGTACGTGCTGCGCCTGCTGTCCGACGCGCGGCTGTTCGATTCCGGCACGCAGGCCGGGTACTTCAACGCGCAGGCGCTGTTCACTACCGTGAACGGCCTGTTCGTCGTGTCGCCCGTCCTGGCTGTCTTCCCGCGTTTCTCGCAGGCGGCCGCCGAGAAGAACTGGGCGCAGTTCCGCGCGCTGACGGCCAGCACCATCCGCACGACCACGTTCCTGGCGGCTCCCATGAGCGCCCTGATCATCGCGCTGGCTCCCTACGTGATCAGCATCATCAACACCCACGCGCCCCGCACCGCCGAGGAAACCGTGAAATTCCTGGCCGGGGCAGGCATCCTGAGCAGCTGGTCCCTGGCCCTGGTGCCGTGGGCGCTCGTGACGGTGCTGCTGCGCACCTTCTACGCGCGGGAACGGACGCGGGAGGCCGTGACGATCAGCGCCATCGGCTTCGTGCTGGAGGTCGGCCTGTACCGCCTGCTGGTACCACCGCTGGGATTGATCGGCTTCGGGCTGAGCACCACCATCAGCGGCTTGCTGATGACAGCGGCCCTGACCTATCTGTACCGCCGCGCGGTGGGCTTCCCCGCGCGCGAGGTCACGGGGCACCTGCTGCGCGTCGTGCCGCTGGCAGCCGTCTCGGGGGGCGCCGCGTGGCTGATCGCCCGCGCGCTGCCGATCCAGCCGGGCTTCATCCTGACCAGCATTCCCGTACTGGCCCTGGCGGGCGGGGCGGGCCTCGCCGTGTACCTGGGCGGCGCACTCGCCCTGCGC
This region of Deinococcus sp. JMULE3 genomic DNA includes:
- the murJ gene encoding murein biosynthesis integral membrane protein MurJ → MTFEDAGPPETPPPARPRKSLRANTIIVMLGTLGSRLSGILRQMALNNLFSVTLVEAFNTAVTIPNLLRELLAEGALVNSFIPVYKTLDAAERRRLAQAFSGVLIAVNLLLMAAGILAAPYLVDLLLAGQSNIDRELALFMTRMVMPFLMLISLSAIAMGLLNADEHFRESSFAPVAFNIASIAALVLLPKQAEWLAFGWLLGGVAQLVVQLPALNRFGLLPTPALMGHPAVRRVLRQMAPFTLTAGARQFLNVYVLRLLSDARLFDSGTQAGYFNAQALFTTVNGLFVVSPVLAVFPRFSQAAAEKNWAQFRALTASTIRTTTFLAAPMSALIIALAPYVISIINTHAPRTAEETVKFLAGAGILSSWSLALVPWALVTVLLRTFYARERTREAVTISAIGFVLEVGLYRLLVPPLGLIGFGLSTTISGLLMTAALTYLYRRAVGFPAREVTGHLLRVVPLAAVSGGAAWLIARALPIQPGFILTSIPVLALAGGAGLAVYLGGALALRLPEVAAVTRRLKR